One stretch of Banduia mediterranea DNA includes these proteins:
- a CDS encoding GNAT family N-acetyltransferase: MASQPEVRVRRARREDAEAIIALEQLFPGDRMSDRAIRRLLGVPSAAAWVALRQRWTCGALVMTTRRGSTIARIYSLVVHPEARGHGLGIRLVHAAQTEARKRGCRTMSLEVRADNQAARALYERLGYHLHACLPDYYEDGETGLRLRRTF, from the coding sequence ATGGCGTCACAGCCGGAGGTCCGCGTGCGTCGCGCCCGGCGCGAAGACGCCGAGGCGATCATCGCGCTCGAACAGCTGTTCCCCGGCGACCGCATGTCGGACCGCGCGATCCGGCGTCTGCTCGGCGTGCCCAGCGCCGCCGCCTGGGTGGCGCTGCGCCAACGCTGGACCTGTGGCGCCCTGGTGATGACCACGCGCCGCGGCTCCACGATCGCGCGCATCTATTCGCTGGTGGTGCATCCCGAGGCGCGCGGTCACGGCCTGGGCATCCGCCTGGTCCACGCGGCCCAGACGGAAGCGCGCAAGCGCGGTTGCCGCACGATGTCGCTGGAAGTGCGCGCCGACAACCAGGCGGCACGCGCGCTCTACGAACGGCTCGGCTATCACCTGCACGCCTGCCTGCCGGACTACTACGAAGACGGCGAAACCGGCCTGCGGCTGCGGCGTACATTCTGA
- the hepT gene encoding type VII toxin-antitoxin system HepT family RNase toxin — protein sequence MVDDVLLNKAASIERCVARAREEYEHDPAAFPADSTRQDAAILNIQRACEVALDMGQHLIRREAMGLPQSARDVFSILADHGWIDAQLAESLKRMVGFRNIAVHAYQQLQIPIVIAVITRHLDEFLQYTGRLLRKDAGTSP from the coding sequence ATGGTCGATGATGTGCTGCTGAACAAGGCCGCGAGCATCGAACGCTGCGTTGCCAGGGCGCGTGAGGAATACGAACACGACCCTGCGGCGTTCCCCGCCGATTCGACTCGCCAGGATGCCGCCATCCTCAATATTCAGCGTGCCTGCGAGGTGGCGTTGGACATGGGCCAGCACCTCATTCGGCGCGAGGCGATGGGTTTGCCGCAAAGTGCACGGGACGTATTTTCGATACTCGCCGATCACGGATGGATCGACGCGCAGCTGGCCGAGTCACTGAAGCGCATGGTCGGATTCCGCAATATCGCGGTGCATGCGTATCAGCAGTTGCAGATACCGATCGTGATCGCAGTGATCACTCGGCATCTGGATGAATTTCTGCAATACACCGGCCGGCTCTTGCGAAAGGACGCGGGCACCTCTCCCTGA
- a CDS encoding C39 family peptidase has protein sequence MTTRISFAIPAQPTETTCGPTCLHAVYRYYGDDISLDEVIAETRALREGGTLDAFLADHALRRGYRATIYMHNLSLFDPTWFELSKSAIIDKLRHQWAIKEARHPKIAIATKGYIDFLEMGGELKIADLTGKLLRHYLSRGIPVMTGLSSTWLYRTPRELDDTTEDDLNGEPAGHFVVLSGYDRAKREVWVADPYEGNPYSEARSYPVKIERLIASVLLGVVSFDCNLLVIEPCKRSIGA, from the coding sequence ATGACTACGCGGATTTCGTTCGCCATCCCGGCTCAACCGACCGAAACCACTTGCGGGCCGACCTGTCTGCACGCGGTTTATCGTTACTACGGTGACGATATCAGCCTGGACGAGGTGATCGCGGAAACCCGCGCGCTGCGCGAAGGCGGCACGCTCGACGCCTTTCTGGCTGACCACGCGCTGCGCCGCGGCTATCGCGCAACGATCTACATGCACAATCTATCCCTGTTCGACCCGACCTGGTTCGAGCTGTCCAAGTCGGCGATCATCGACAAGCTGCGCCACCAGTGGGCGATCAAGGAGGCACGCCACCCCAAGATCGCGATCGCCACCAAGGGCTACATCGATTTCCTCGAAATGGGCGGTGAGCTCAAGATCGCGGACCTGACCGGCAAACTGTTGCGCCATTATCTATCGCGCGGAATCCCGGTGATGACCGGCCTGTCCTCGACCTGGCTGTACCGCACTCCGCGCGAACTCGACGACACCACCGAAGACGATCTCAACGGCGAGCCGGCCGGACACTTCGTGGTGCTGTCTGGCTACGACCGTGCCAAACGCGAGGTCTGGGTGGCCGACCCCTACGAAGGCAATCCCTACAGCGAAGCGCGATCCTATCCCGTGAAGATCGAGCGGCTGATCGCCTCGGTACTGCTGGGCGTGGTGTCCTTCGACTGCAATCTGCTGGTCATCGAACCCTGCAAAAGGAGCATTGGAGCGTGA
- a CDS encoding RimK family protein, which translates to MSGIVIVDQLSDWPVEIPGVDVVTAWDYLTQDEFTRSRRTRIYNLCRSFSYQSTGYYVSLLAGARDHRPLPDITTIQDLKLAESPRVVADEVDELIEKSLSRIGGERYVLNVYFGRSLAKRHERLAAALFNLFPAPLLQAKFSWRGDEWRVDALGPIALGEIPETHHEFMLESALDYFLRKRSPRRTTRDSYRYDMAFLVNEDEKEPPSNPRAIKLFEKAAEDLGFDVEILDKGDYGHVAEFDALFIRETTAVNHHTYRFSRRAAREGLVVVDDPLSILRCSNKVFLAQLMDRHRIPTPKTVLIHPRNLKQAAAELGFPCVLKQPDSAFSKGVIKVDDAAEFRRKAADMLERSDLIVAQAFEPTEYDWRIGVLDGEPLYACRYYMAPKHWQIVKRDSKGSKSEGEHETLDIADVPKPVLNVAVQAARAIGSGLYGVDLKQFGKRVKVIEVNDNPNLDFGVEDLVLKEALYRKVMEFFLRRLESRVREGAR; encoded by the coding sequence GTGAGCGGCATTGTCATTGTCGACCAACTGTCGGACTGGCCCGTGGAGATTCCCGGCGTGGACGTGGTCACGGCCTGGGACTACCTGACGCAGGACGAATTCACGCGCAGCCGGCGCACGCGCATCTACAACCTGTGCCGCTCGTTCAGCTATCAATCCACCGGCTACTACGTGTCGCTGCTGGCCGGCGCGCGCGACCATCGGCCCTTGCCGGACATCACCACGATCCAGGATCTCAAGCTCGCCGAAAGTCCACGCGTGGTCGCCGACGAAGTCGATGAGCTGATCGAAAAGAGCCTGTCGCGCATCGGTGGCGAGCGCTATGTGCTCAACGTGTATTTCGGGCGCAGTCTGGCCAAGCGGCATGAACGTCTGGCCGCGGCGCTGTTCAACCTGTTTCCGGCACCGCTGTTGCAGGCCAAGTTCTCGTGGCGGGGCGACGAATGGCGCGTCGACGCCCTGGGCCCGATTGCGCTCGGCGAGATTCCGGAGACGCATCACGAATTCATGCTGGAGTCGGCGCTCGACTACTTCCTGCGCAAGCGCTCGCCGCGCCGCACCACGCGCGATTCGTATCGCTATGACATGGCGTTTCTGGTCAACGAGGACGAGAAGGAACCGCCATCGAACCCGCGCGCGATCAAGCTGTTCGAAAAGGCCGCCGAAGACCTCGGCTTCGACGTGGAGATCCTCGACAAGGGCGACTACGGCCACGTCGCCGAATTCGACGCCCTGTTCATACGCGAGACCACCGCCGTCAATCATCACACCTACCGCTTCTCGCGCCGCGCCGCGCGCGAGGGCCTGGTGGTGGTCGACGATCCCTTGTCGATCCTGCGCTGTTCGAACAAGGTGTTTCTCGCGCAGCTGATGGACCGCCACCGCATCCCCACGCCGAAAACCGTGCTGATCCACCCGCGCAACCTCAAGCAGGCCGCGGCCGAACTCGGCTTTCCGTGTGTGCTCAAACAACCGGACTCGGCCTTCTCCAAGGGCGTGATCAAGGTCGACGACGCGGCGGAGTTCCGCCGCAAGGCCGCGGACATGCTGGAACGCTCGGACCTGATCGTGGCCCAGGCCTTCGAACCCACCGAATACGACTGGCGGATCGGCGTGCTCGACGGCGAGCCGCTGTACGCCTGCCGTTACTACATGGCGCCCAAACACTGGCAGATCGTCAAGCGCGACAGCAAGGGCAGCAAGTCCGAGGGTGAGCATGAAACCCTGGATATCGCGGACGTGCCGAAGCCGGTGCTCAACGTGGCCGTGCAGGCCGCACGCGCGATCGGCAGCGGACTGTACGGCGTGGACCTCAAGCAGTTCGGCAAGCGCGTCAAGGTGATCGAGGTCAACGACAACCCGAACCTCGACTTCGGCGTGGAAGACCTGGTGCTCAAGGAGGCGCTGTACCGCAAGGTGATGGAGTTCTTCCTGCGCCGCCTGGAGTCGCGCGTTCGCGAAGGTGCGCGCTGA
- the mntA gene encoding type VII toxin-antitoxin system MntA family adenylyltransferase antitoxin, which translates to MDLQPLVHQLRQSLDGLLAVYLFGSHARDEARPDSDLDMAIYAGRRLDPEQLWMLSGSLAAAANCDVDLVDLVAASTVMQYQIITRGRRLWALDSQASNYESFILSEKIELDAARAGLIADIRERGYVHGR; encoded by the coding sequence ATGGACTTACAGCCGCTTGTGCATCAGCTTAGGCAGTCGCTGGACGGACTGCTCGCCGTCTACCTGTTCGGCAGCCATGCGCGCGACGAGGCGCGGCCGGACAGCGATCTCGACATGGCGATATACGCCGGGCGGCGCCTTGATCCTGAGCAGCTATGGATGCTGTCCGGCAGCTTGGCCGCTGCCGCGAACTGCGACGTGGACCTGGTTGATCTGGTCGCGGCATCCACGGTCATGCAATACCAGATCATCACGCGTGGGCGGCGCCTGTGGGCGCTCGACTCTCAGGCGTCAAACTACGAAAGTTTCATACTCAGCGAGAAAATCGAACTCGATGCTGCGCGCGCGGGCCTGATCGCTGACATTCGTGAGCGGGGATACGTGCATGGTCGATGA